From the genome of Leptolyngbya iicbica LK, one region includes:
- a CDS encoding citrate synthase, whose translation MTVCDYKPGLEGIPATQSSISHVDGQQGILEYRGIRIEDLAQHSTFLETSYLLIWGGLPTKTELEEFEHGIRHHRRLKYRIRDMMKCFPEGGHPMDALQACAAALGLFYSKRALNDPLYIQNAVVRLMAKIPTMVAAFQLMRKGNDPVQPRDDLDYAANFLYMLNEQEPDPLAARIFDICLTLHAEHTINASTFSAMVTASTLTDPYAVVASAVGTLAGPLHGGANEEVIDMLEAIGSVENVRPYIDQCIKEKRRIMGFGHRVYKVKDPRANILQKLAEQLFEKFGTDEYYEIALELEQVVTERLGAKGVYPNVDFYSGLVYRRLGIPTDLFTPVFAIARVAGWLAHWKEQIRENRIFRPTQIYTGSHDQKYVALHERPQIWDRDVTNGKRP comes from the coding sequence ATGACAGTTTGTGACTACAAACCCGGTCTGGAGGGGATTCCAGCAACTCAATCGTCGATTAGCCATGTCGATGGCCAGCAAGGCATTTTGGAGTATCGCGGCATCCGCATTGAGGATTTGGCCCAACACAGCACGTTTTTAGAAACGTCTTATCTGCTGATCTGGGGCGGGTTGCCCACCAAGACTGAACTCGAAGAGTTTGAGCATGGCATTCGTCATCATCGGCGACTCAAATACCGCATCCGCGACATGATGAAGTGCTTTCCCGAAGGGGGGCACCCGATGGATGCACTGCAGGCGTGTGCCGCCGCGCTGGGTTTGTTCTATTCCAAGCGGGCGTTAAATGATCCGCTGTACATCCAAAATGCGGTGGTGCGGCTGATGGCCAAAATCCCCACGATGGTGGCGGCCTTTCAGCTCATGCGTAAGGGCAATGACCCGGTACAGCCTCGCGATGACCTGGATTATGCGGCCAACTTTCTCTACATGCTGAATGAGCAAGAGCCCGATCCATTGGCTGCCCGGATTTTTGATATCTGCCTGACCCTACACGCCGAGCACACGATTAATGCGTCGACTTTTTCGGCGATGGTGACGGCTTCCACCCTGACGGATCCCTATGCGGTGGTGGCGTCGGCGGTGGGGACGCTGGCGGGGCCGTTGCACGGTGGGGCCAATGAGGAAGTGATCGACATGCTGGAAGCGATCGGCAGTGTGGAAAATGTGCGCCCCTATATTGACCAGTGCATTAAAGAAAAACGCCGGATCATGGGGTTCGGCCATCGGGTTTATAAGGTCAAAGACCCCCGCGCCAACATTTTGCAAAAGCTGGCCGAGCAGCTCTTTGAAAAATTTGGCACCGATGAATATTACGAAATTGCCCTAGAGCTAGAGCAGGTCGTCACTGAGCGCTTGGGGGCCAAAGGGGTCTATCCCAACGTGGACTTTTATTCTGGGTTGGTCTATCGCCGTTTGGGCATTCCCACCGATCTGTTTACGCCGGTGTTTGCGATCGCACGAGTGGCGGGTTGGCTGGCTCATTGGAAAGAGCAAATCCGCGAAAACCGCATTTTCCGGCCGACGCAGATTTACACCGGGAGCCATGACCAGAAATATGTGGCGCTGCACGAGCGGCCGCAAATCTGGGACCGCGATGTGACGAATGGTAAACGCCCCTAA
- a CDS encoding glucose-1-phosphate thymidylyltransferase, which yields MTQMKALMLSGGRGTRLRPLTYTGAKQLVPVVNKPILWYGIEQIVAAGITDIGIVISPETGDDIRATTGDGAQFGAKITYILQDSPDGLAHAVKIAQPFLGESPFLMYLGDNLIRDALSGFVSEFVERSLDALIMLKQVPNPTAFGVAVLNPEGRVTRLVEKPKEPPSDLALVGVYLFSPQIHQVIAQLQPSPRGELEITDAIQALVDTGGNVTAETLQGWWLDTGKKDDLLAANQIILDETLGHHIAGTVDDATQISGRVRIGKGTTVVNSTIRGPVVIGDNCRIENCFIGSYSSIANGVTMLDVEMDHSVVLEGAVIKELHQRIVDSLIGRRARLVHSPKRPKASRFMVGDDCVIELI from the coding sequence ATGACGCAGATGAAAGCACTCATGTTATCCGGCGGTCGTGGTACCCGACTGCGTCCCCTCACTTACACGGGCGCCAAGCAGCTGGTACCCGTGGTGAATAAACCGATTCTCTGGTACGGCATTGAGCAAATTGTCGCGGCAGGCATCACCGACATTGGCATCGTCATCAGTCCTGAAACGGGCGACGACATTCGGGCGACCACGGGCGATGGCGCTCAGTTTGGGGCCAAGATCACCTACATTTTGCAAGACAGCCCCGATGGTCTGGCCCATGCGGTGAAAATTGCCCAACCCTTCCTTGGCGAGTCACCGTTTTTGATGTACCTCGGCGACAACCTGATTCGGGATGCGCTGTCGGGGTTTGTCAGCGAGTTTGTGGAGCGATCGCTCGACGCCCTGATCATGCTGAAGCAGGTGCCCAATCCCACCGCTTTTGGCGTTGCGGTATTGAACCCTGAAGGCCGCGTCACTCGCCTGGTCGAAAAACCAAAAGAGCCACCCTCTGACTTGGCTTTGGTGGGGGTCTATCTGTTTTCTCCCCAGATCCACCAGGTGATTGCTCAGCTCCAGCCCTCACCCCGAGGGGAACTGGAAATTACCGACGCGATTCAAGCGTTAGTGGATACGGGCGGCAACGTCACCGCCGAGACCTTGCAGGGCTGGTGGCTTGATACGGGCAAAAAAGATGATCTCCTAGCCGCGAATCAAATTATTTTGGATGAAACCCTCGGACACCACATTGCGGGCACCGTCGATGACGCGACGCAGATTAGCGGTCGGGTGCGCATTGGCAAAGGGACTACTGTGGTGAACTCAACCATTCGCGGGCCGGTGGTGATCGGCGACAATTGCCGCATCGAGAATTGCTTTATCGGCTCCTATAGCAGCATTGCCAACGGTGTCACCATGCTCGATGTAGAAATGGACCACAGCGTTGTGCTCGAAGGCGCGGTCATCAAAGAACTGCATCAGCGCATCGTCGATAGTCTCATCGGTCGACGGGCTCGCCTCGTTCATAGTCCCAAACGGCCCAAGGCGTCGCGCTTTATGGTGGGTGACGATTGCGTGATTGAGCTCATTTAA
- the rfbD gene encoding dTDP-4-dehydrorhamnose reductase, with amino-acid sequence MKILLLGSRGQVGQELLLTLPTLGTVTAWSRDELDLAQLDTIETKVIAQQPDVIVNAAAYTAVDKAEQEPELAHTINGEAPGKLAQAAAACGATLIHISTDYVFDGQQNQPYRPDSPTQPLGVYGQSKLAGELAVKAACDRHVILRTAWVYGAKGQGNFVKTMLRLGAERDTLKVVYDQVGTPTWSYDIAQAIAQLIPHLTPETFGTYHFTNSGAVSWYDFAIAIFEEAAALGYPLALKTVLPITTDQYPLPAQRPAYSVMGSEKLDALLNQTPPHWRVSLRKMLPELLSAQSQS; translated from the coding sequence ATGAAAATTTTGCTGTTGGGAAGTCGCGGCCAAGTCGGCCAAGAACTGCTGCTGACGCTGCCGACGCTAGGCACCGTCACCGCTTGGAGTCGTGACGAGTTAGATCTGGCTCAATTAGACACCATCGAAACCAAGGTAATCGCGCAGCAACCGGATGTGATTGTGAACGCTGCCGCCTACACTGCTGTGGATAAAGCCGAGCAGGAACCGGAACTGGCGCACACAATTAACGGTGAAGCACCGGGCAAATTGGCCCAAGCCGCCGCCGCGTGTGGCGCCACGCTGATCCACATTTCGACGGATTACGTCTTTGACGGTCAGCAAAACCAGCCCTATCGCCCCGACAGTCCGACGCAGCCGCTAGGGGTATATGGGCAATCCAAGCTCGCGGGGGAATTGGCCGTCAAAGCGGCCTGCGATCGCCACGTCATTCTGCGGACCGCTTGGGTATATGGCGCGAAGGGTCAGGGCAACTTTGTGAAAACTATGCTGCGCCTCGGGGCCGAGCGCGACACGCTAAAAGTCGTGTATGACCAAGTCGGTACCCCCACCTGGAGCTATGACATCGCCCAGGCGATCGCCCAGCTCATTCCGCATCTCACCCCTGAGACTTTTGGGACGTACCATTTCACCAATAGTGGAGCCGTCAGTTGGTACGACTTTGCGATCGCCATTTTTGAAGAAGCGGCCGCCCTGGGCTATCCCCTCGCGCTGAAAACGGTCTTGCCCATTACGACCGATCAGTATCCGCTCCCCGCTCAGCGCCCTGCCTACTCAGTAATGGGCTCAGAAAAACTCGATGCCCTGCTCAACCAAACGCCGCCGCACTGGCGCGTCAGCCTCCGCAAAATGCTGCCAGAATTGCTCTCGGCTCAATCTCAAAGCTAG
- the rfbC gene encoding dTDP-4-dehydrorhamnose 3,5-epimerase: MKVIPTAIPEVLLLEPQVYGDHRGFFLESFNHQTFAEKTGLDRMFVQDNHSRSKGGILRGLHYQIQQTQGKLMRVVAGEIFDVAVDIRRHSPTFGQWVGEVLSADNHRQLWVPEGFAHGFYVMSDSADVLYKTTDYYAPQHERSILWNDPDIAIDWPLRDPHPVLSAKDQGGDRLADAEVFDA; this comes from the coding sequence ATGAAAGTTATTCCCACCGCGATTCCTGAGGTGTTGTTGCTAGAGCCCCAGGTTTATGGCGATCACCGAGGCTTCTTTTTAGAGAGCTTCAATCACCAAACTTTTGCCGAGAAAACGGGCCTAGACCGGATGTTTGTGCAAGACAATCACTCCCGTTCAAAGGGCGGCATTCTGCGGGGGCTGCACTATCAGATTCAGCAGACTCAGGGCAAGCTCATGCGGGTGGTCGCGGGCGAAATCTTTGATGTCGCGGTGGATATTCGCCGCCATTCTCCCACCTTTGGTCAGTGGGTGGGTGAGGTCCTCTCGGCTGACAACCATCGACAGCTATGGGTGCCCGAAGGCTTTGCCCACGGCTTTTACGTCATGTCTGACAGTGCCGACGTGCTGTACAAAACAACGGACTACTATGCGCCCCAGCACGAGCGCTCCATTTTGTGGAATGACCCTGATATCGCTATTGATTGGCCCTTGCGCGATCCGCATCCGGTGTTGTCGGCCAAAGATCAAGGGGGCGATCGCTTGGCTGATGCGGAGGTGTTTGACGCATGA
- a CDS encoding M48 family metallopeptidase has product MNKGRRLIAWCLVGLLISTGWQWFAWGGQPGYASSPPVLAQTPAEEAPSPTALEELSIPEANTSTDDDPAPTTETLDLPDFEPQLPVESSPEEAPSNDDEWTDTDIESTGTDTSPPKITKRQQILMTADEHYLAGDYATAEVLYRQVKDAVWRIDPASLRPEPITDPADLPPAGAVYWREAQAGYEMGLTHRTLVPLELLVEEYPEFIPAQAFYSQYLIENDRAAEADAILDQSLMLYPSQPELLQARTQAQMALEQWIEAAITAKQFALLNPEHPDRDEMDALSAQNLDRFRAEMNEELTGNLIGNLITGTAGLLLTGGLIGPFTALNSAMILLQGESAVGASVAEQAKDQLPMLRDRQIEEYLNRIGQELASLAGRDEFTYEFYVVDEPELNAFALPGGKIFINAGAILKTESEAELAGLVAHELAHAVLSHGFQLVTNGNLLSSIAGVIPIREVGGLAANLIFSSYSREMERQADILGTQLLSAAGYAADGLHSLMITLEDEVGDRGGVQWFSSHPAPEERVDYLQQIVEVGGFNRYAYEGVAPHLTIQQRVARLATKEPEPEPTMETVE; this is encoded by the coding sequence ATGAACAAAGGACGGCGGTTGATCGCTTGGTGTCTGGTAGGTCTTTTGATCTCCACTGGCTGGCAGTGGTTTGCCTGGGGCGGACAACCGGGCTACGCTAGTTCACCCCCCGTGCTGGCCCAAACCCCAGCGGAGGAGGCCCCGTCGCCCACCGCCTTGGAAGAGTTGAGCATCCCCGAGGCCAACACCTCAACCGACGATGACCCTGCTCCGACAACCGAAACCCTCGACTTGCCAGACTTTGAGCCCCAACTCCCCGTCGAAAGTTCCCCCGAAGAGGCTCCAAGCAACGATGACGAGTGGACCGACACCGATATCGAATCCACGGGCACCGACACGTCGCCGCCCAAAATCACGAAGCGTCAGCAGATTTTGATGACGGCGGATGAGCATTATTTGGCGGGGGATTACGCAACGGCGGAAGTCCTTTACCGCCAGGTGAAAGATGCCGTTTGGCGCATCGATCCAGCCTCGTTGCGGCCTGAGCCGATTACCGATCCGGCGGATTTGCCCCCAGCAGGCGCGGTGTATTGGCGCGAAGCCCAAGCGGGCTATGAAATGGGACTCACCCATCGCACCCTCGTGCCGCTGGAATTGCTGGTGGAGGAATATCCCGAATTTATTCCGGCTCAAGCCTTTTACTCTCAATATTTAATTGAAAACGATCGCGCCGCCGAAGCAGATGCCATTTTGGATCAGTCGCTGATGCTCTACCCGAGCCAGCCAGAACTGTTGCAGGCTCGCACCCAGGCCCAAATGGCCCTAGAGCAGTGGATCGAAGCGGCCATTACCGCCAAGCAGTTCGCCCTGTTGAATCCAGAGCATCCTGACCGCGACGAGATGGATGCGCTGAGTGCCCAAAACCTCGATCGCTTTCGGGCGGAGATGAATGAAGAATTGACCGGCAACTTGATCGGCAATCTCATCACGGGCACCGCCGGACTGTTGCTCACGGGGGGATTGATCGGCCCGTTCACTGCACTCAACTCCGCCATGATCTTGCTCCAGGGAGAGTCGGCGGTTGGCGCGAGTGTGGCGGAACAGGCCAAAGACCAGTTACCCATGCTGCGCGATCGCCAAATTGAGGAATACCTGAACCGCATTGGTCAAGAGCTAGCCAGCTTGGCGGGGCGCGACGAATTTACCTACGAGTTTTATGTGGTGGATGAGCCCGAACTGAATGCCTTTGCCCTGCCCGGTGGCAAGATTTTCATTAACGCCGGGGCCATTCTCAAGACCGAATCCGAAGCGGAATTGGCCGGACTCGTCGCCCACGAACTGGCCCACGCCGTGCTGTCCCACGGCTTTCAACTGGTGACGAATGGCAACCTGCTCAGCAGCATCGCTGGCGTGATTCCAATTCGGGAAGTCGGCGGGCTTGCGGCCAACCTGATTTTCAGCAGCTACTCGCGAGAAATGGAGCGCCAGGCCGATATTTTGGGCACCCAGTTGCTCTCGGCTGCTGGGTATGCTGCCGATGGCCTGCACAGCTTGATGATCACCCTGGAAGATGAAGTGGGCGATCGCGGCGGCGTGCAGTGGTTCTCGTCTCACCCCGCGCCGGAAGAGCGGGTCGATTATCTACAGCAGATTGTGGAAGTGGGTGGCTTTAACCGCTACGCCTACGAAGGCGTCGCCCCGCACCTGACCATTCAACAGCGGGTCGCCCGACTCGCCACCAAAGAACCCGAACCGGAGCCCACGATGGAGACCGTTGAATAG
- a CDS encoding pentapeptide repeat-containing protein, translated as MAQSGSGDTQGDPVAAIAEQVYKNREKLHRPGDADSDWQAAEQIVQSPIQRLLLRGNSQLIARLNPSTYQILKGGVWDAPKWALTGLLVKLPKAEWVKLLAVPLAVAVAGTIITRNFQREAEQNRILKEYFTLLETFTFERELLTQPLDSGVVILARGRTVTALRELDRDRREQLFAFLRASDLATIAAEEPADKSAQSPDTATPNAEETEVLTGETIQNPDELAENPEAADENAAPIPEPVISFRDQDLSEMDLRNVNLSNLDFPFTNFREANLEGTNFNDANLQNAILWGASLQKAYLWNTDLRDSSLSKANLQDASLWNANLQKAYLGEANLRNAMLWNANLQSAILRNANLQGAELQQANLQDXAMLWNANLQSAILRNANLQGAELQQANLQDANLGQNLISLEQTNLQDTNLGGANLQNAMLWNANLQSAILRNANLQGAELQQATSTGKLTRR; from the coding sequence ATGGCTCAATCGGGAAGTGGTGACACGCAAGGCGATCCGGTAGCCGCGATCGCTGAGCAGGTGTACAAAAACAGAGAAAAGCTACACCGTCCCGGCGACGCTGACAGCGACTGGCAAGCCGCCGAGCAAATCGTGCAAAGCCCCATTCAACGCCTACTTCTGCGGGGCAACAGTCAGCTGATTGCCAGATTGAATCCCAGCACTTACCAAATTCTCAAAGGTGGCGTCTGGGATGCTCCGAAATGGGCTTTGACCGGATTGCTAGTAAAGCTGCCCAAAGCGGAATGGGTGAAACTCTTGGCCGTGCCGCTAGCTGTAGCTGTTGCCGGTACGATCATCACCCGTAACTTTCAGCGCGAAGCCGAGCAAAACCGCATCCTCAAAGAATACTTCACCCTGCTCGAAACCTTCACCTTTGAACGCGAGTTGCTGACTCAGCCGCTGGATTCGGGTGTGGTGATTTTAGCCCGAGGTCGCACCGTCACAGCCCTGCGTGAACTGGATCGAGATCGCCGCGAGCAGCTATTCGCATTTCTAAGAGCCTCTGACTTGGCGACCATTGCTGCTGAGGAGCCCGCCGACAAGTCGGCTCAGAGCCCTGATACCGCGACGCCAAATGCTGAAGAGACCGAGGTGCTTACCGGAGAAACCATCCAGAATCCTGACGAATTGGCCGAGAATCCGGAAGCAGCAGATGAGAATGCGGCCCCCATTCCAGAACCCGTCATCAGCTTCCGAGACCAAGACTTGTCAGAGATGGATCTACGCAATGTCAATTTGAGCAATCTCGATTTTCCATTCACGAATTTTCGTGAGGCAAACCTGGAAGGTACTAATTTTAATGATGCCAACCTACAAAACGCTATCCTTTGGGGTGCTAGCTTACAGAAGGCTTACCTTTGGAATACTGATTTACGAGACTCTTCCCTTAGCAAGGCTAACTTACAAGACGCTAGCTTGTGGAATGCTAATTTACAAAAGGCTTATCTCGGGGAGGCCAACTTACGAAACGCGATGCTTTGGAATGCCAACTTACAAAGCGCTATTCTTCGGAATGCTAATTTACAAGGTGCTGAACTTCAACAGGCAAACCTACAAGACNNNGCGATGCTTTGGAATGCCAACTTACAAAGCGCTATTCTTCGGAATGCTAATTTACAAGGTGCTGAACTTCAACAGGCAAACCTACAAGACGCTAACCTCGGGCAGAATCTCATAAGCCTTGAGCAGACAAACTTACAAGACACTAACCTCGGGGGTGCTAACTTACAAAACGCGATGCTTTGGAATGCCAACTTACAAAGCGCTATTCTTCGGAATGCTAATTTACAAGGTGCTGAACTTCAACAGGCAACTTCAACAGGCAAACTTACAAGACGCTGA
- a CDS encoding pentapeptide repeat-containing protein — protein MLIYKVLNFNRQLQQANLQDADLQDANLEFVNLAGADLRRVSYLTEEQLAEAILCGTKLPDYIELDGNRDCNTP, from the coding sequence ATGCTAATTTACAAGGTGCTGAACTTCAACAGGCAACTTCAACAGGCAAACTTACAAGACGCTGATCTTCAGGATGCCAATCTAGAATTCGTTAACCTTGCAGGTGCTGATCTTAGGAGAGTCTCTTACCTGACCGAAGAACAGCTTGCTGAGGCAATACTTTGCGGAACGAAGCTGCCGGATTACATAGAGTTGGATGGAAACCGCGATTGCAACACGCCCTAA
- a CDS encoding nucleotidyltransferase family protein: MDKQQVLDKLAAHKDSLDEFAVKALYLFGSVARDEATPDSDIDFLVEFDRPVGLFTLLALQTYLEDLLGCSVDVGTPSSLRPHLRKTVLKEAIRAV, from the coding sequence GTGGATAAGCAACAGGTGTTGGATAAACTCGCTGCCCACAAAGATAGCCTCGACGAATTTGCGGTCAAGGCCCTGTATTTATTTGGTTCGGTGGCGCGAGATGAGGCCACTCCAGACAGCGATATCGATTTTTTAGTAGAGTTCGATCGCCCGGTTGGCCTATTCACCTTGCTAGCGTTGCAGACCTACTTAGAAGATCTACTGGGCTGTTCAGTAGATGTGGGCACGCCCAGCTCTTTGCGGCCACATCTGCGGAAAACCGTGTTGAAGGAAGCCATTCGTGCCGTTTGA
- a CDS encoding Fe(3+) ABC transporter substrate-binding protein, with protein MHKLTRRSFLVAGGATLALTAAQLNRPRRAIAQTGEINLYSSRHYNTDDALYEGFTELTGIRVNLIEGDGDELRERILSEGANSPADIYMTVDAGRLWRAEQEGLFAPVSSSILEERIPANLRSPDNLWFGFSTRARAIMYNRDRVNPTELSTYEALAEPKWGGRILVRTSGNIYNISLIAGMIETLGEEATEEWAEGFASNLAREPEGNDTAQIKAVAAGLGDVALANSYYLARLGKSDDPADQEVFEKVGIFFPNQSDRGTHVNVSGAGVLQTAPNPDGAIAFLEYLSTPTAQAFFAQGNSEYPVVEGTELDPVLASFGDFIADDVNVEAYGRNAAAALQLADRVGWE; from the coding sequence ATGCACAAACTCACCCGGCGCTCATTTTTGGTGGCTGGAGGTGCTACCCTCGCCCTCACCGCCGCTCAACTCAATCGGCCTCGGCGGGCGATCGCTCAAACGGGCGAGATCAACCTTTATTCATCGCGCCACTACAACACCGATGATGCGCTGTACGAGGGGTTCACTGAGTTGACCGGGATTCGCGTCAATCTGATTGAGGGCGATGGTGACGAACTGCGAGAGCGGATTTTGAGCGAGGGCGCTAATAGCCCGGCTGACATCTACATGACCGTTGATGCCGGCCGACTGTGGCGTGCGGAGCAAGAGGGGCTGTTTGCGCCGGTGAGTTCTTCTATTCTCGAAGAGCGCATCCCAGCGAATCTGCGCAGCCCGGATAACCTCTGGTTTGGCTTTTCGACGCGAGCGCGGGCCATCATGTATAACCGCGATCGCGTCAATCCGACAGAATTATCGACCTATGAAGCTTTGGCTGAGCCCAAATGGGGTGGCCGGATCTTGGTGCGAACCTCAGGCAACATTTACAACATTTCTCTGATCGCGGGAATGATTGAAACCCTCGGTGAGGAAGCGACTGAAGAATGGGCGGAAGGCTTTGCGAGCAATTTGGCGAGGGAGCCGGAAGGCAACGATACAGCTCAAATCAAGGCAGTGGCAGCCGGTCTCGGGGATGTCGCGCTCGCCAACAGCTATTATCTGGCTCGCTTGGGCAAGTCGGATGACCCGGCGGATCAAGAAGTATTCGAGAAAGTCGGCATCTTCTTCCCGAACCAGTCAGACCGGGGCACTCACGTCAATGTCAGTGGCGCAGGCGTACTCCAAACGGCGCCTAACCCTGACGGGGCGATCGCCTTCCTCGAATACCTCTCTACACCGACCGCTCAAGCGTTTTTCGCTCAAGGCAATTCTGAGTACCCGGTGGTCGAGGGGACTGAGCTTGACCCAGTTCTGGCCAGCTTTGGTGATTTCATTGCCGATGATGTCAATGTCGAAGCCTATGGCAGAAATGCGGCGGCAGCGCTGCAACTGGCAGATCGTGTCGGCTGGGAATAG
- a CDS encoding PHP domain-containing protein produces the protein MHTHHSDGQLSAENLIEQAIRLGLREFAITDHHTVSGFRKAKQYLEDWQWKNPAPIQRRGRHKGTRRLPRLWTGVEITSLLADVEVHILGYAFKPGHAAMQPYLNHCSPRGHDQQAAQVIASIQAAGGIAVLAHPCRYRRSPEELVAAAADHGIDGIEVYYAYDNPKEWRPCPKKTPTMRQLAEDFDLLKTCGTDTHGPNLTRRI, from the coding sequence ATGCACACCCATCATTCGGATGGGCAACTATCAGCCGAAAACCTGATTGAGCAAGCCATTCGCCTCGGTTTACGAGAATTTGCCATTACTGACCATCACACCGTCAGCGGCTTTCGCAAAGCCAAGCAATATTTAGAAGACTGGCAATGGAAAAATCCGGCGCCGATTCAGCGGCGCGGTCGTCACAAAGGAACAAGACGGTTACCGCGTCTGTGGACGGGGGTCGAAATCACCTCCCTGCTAGCCGACGTGGAAGTGCATATTTTGGGCTATGCCTTTAAGCCCGGTCACGCGGCAATGCAGCCCTATCTCAACCACTGTTCCCCGCGAGGGCACGACCAGCAAGCAGCGCAAGTGATCGCGTCGATTCAGGCGGCGGGGGGCATTGCGGTGCTGGCCCATCCTTGTCGGTATCGGCGATCGCCCGAAGAGTTGGTCGCGGCCGCCGCCGACCACGGCATCGATGGCATTGAGGTTTACTACGCCTACGACAATCCCAAAGAGTGGCGCCCCTGCCCCAAAAAGACGCCCACCATGCGCCAGCTGGCCGAAGACTTTGACCTGCTCAAAACCTGTGGCACTGACACCCACGGCCCCAACCTGACCCGGCGCATTTAA
- a CDS encoding urease accessory protein UreF encodes MNAQLTGGKLLTLLQLSSPALPIGAYSYSEGVETLATQGTIATSADLLHWLTQELSSGSIRLETAILRWSYVAASQAQFEAVDRWNQWLSALRETAEMRSQSWQMGRSLLRLFADLEPELTRQLPDLARQGNCNFAIAYSLVAQAWQIPLEAAAIAFLHSWAANLISAAVRAVPLGQTQGQRLLQQLTKPIQTAQADIATMTEADLMACNWGVSLASMQHEGLYSRLFRS; translated from the coding sequence ATGAATGCGCAATTAACGGGTGGCAAATTGCTGACGCTGTTGCAGCTATCGAGTCCGGCGTTGCCCATCGGGGCTTACAGCTATTCCGAAGGCGTCGAAACCCTAGCAACTCAGGGCACAATCGCCACCAGCGCCGATCTCCTGCACTGGCTCACCCAAGAACTTAGCAGCGGCAGCATTCGCCTCGAAACCGCCATCCTGCGTTGGAGCTACGTTGCTGCCAGCCAGGCCCAGTTTGAGGCAGTGGACCGCTGGAATCAATGGTTGTCAGCATTGCGCGAAACGGCAGAAATGCGATCGCAAAGCTGGCAAATGGGACGATCGCTGCTGCGCTTGTTTGCCGATTTGGAACCGGAATTGACGCGACAGTTGCCCGACCTCGCGCGCCAGGGCAACTGTAATTTTGCAATCGCCTACAGTCTGGTGGCTCAGGCTTGGCAAATTCCGTTAGAGGCAGCCGCGATCGCCTTCCTCCACAGTTGGGCTGCGAATCTCATCAGCGCCGCCGTCCGCGCCGTACCCCTGGGCCAAACCCAAGGGCAACGCCTCCTCCAGCAGTTAACGAAACCGATTCAGACTGCACAGGCAGACATTGCCACCATGACTGAGGCCGATCTCATGGCCTGCAATTGGGGCGTTTCCCTCGCGAGTATGCAGCACGAGGGACTATACAGCCGACTGTTTCGCAGTTAG
- the ureG gene encoding urease accessory protein UreG encodes MTKPFRVGVAGPVGSGKTALIDALCKAMRDEFNLAVVTNDIYTQEDAQFLVRSEALERDRIIGVETGGCPHSAIRDDASINLEAIDRLVEQFDPDIVFVESGGDNLAATFSPELVEMTLYVIDVSAGDKIPRKGGPGIMKSDVLIINKIDLAPYVGADLEVMRHDAQKMRGDRPFIFANLKTREGLNTVIDLIRHQQKLGPSPAVASAAQEFAHVHSHGHSHSHSH; translated from the coding sequence GTGACGAAACCGTTTCGGGTCGGGGTAGCTGGCCCCGTGGGCTCTGGCAAAACTGCACTGATCGATGCGCTCTGCAAAGCCATGCGCGACGAATTTAACCTTGCGGTGGTGACCAACGACATCTACACCCAAGAAGACGCCCAGTTTTTGGTCCGCAGCGAGGCGTTGGAGCGCGATCGCATCATCGGCGTCGAAACCGGCGGCTGCCCCCACTCGGCCATTCGCGATGACGCCTCGATCAATTTAGAAGCGATCGATCGCCTGGTGGAGCAGTTTGACCCCGATATCGTATTTGTCGAAAGTGGTGGCGACAACCTCGCTGCCACCTTTAGCCCTGAACTGGTGGAGATGACCCTGTATGTGATTGATGTCTCGGCGGGAGATAAAATTCCGCGCAAGGGAGGGCCGGGGATCATGAAATCAGACGTGTTAATCATCAACAAAATTGATCTTGCCCCCTACGTCGGGGCCGATTTGGAAGTCATGCGACACGACGCCCAAAAGATGCGCGGCGATCGCCCCTTCATTTTCGCCAACCTAAAAACCCGCGAAGGCCTCAACACCGTCATTGACCTGATTCGCCATCAGCAAAAACTCGGCCCCAGTCCGGCAGTGGCTAGCGCAGCTCAGGAGTTTGCCCACGTGCACTCTCACGGTCATTCACATTCCCATAGCCATTGA